From the Theobroma cacao cultivar B97-61/B2 chromosome 2, Criollo_cocoa_genome_V2, whole genome shotgun sequence genome, one window contains:
- the LOC18607534 gene encoding aspartic proteinase CDR1 has protein sequence MEKRQDRSEDFTTDIHAYLDPNHNLFLVNFFIGQPPIPQLAVMDTGSSLLWVQCLLCLPNAPSGMVPYIILQTPQHILDCHAILSVVSFPNVLSPCASRPIHVYTTSFLNGDLQPDKLISGGFGLGCGRTSLATRLGKFSYCIGNVLDPNYNPNKLVMGLTPLEVIDGNYHVLLEGISVGEKKLPIDPNIFRRKGENRSLILVRFLLG, from the exons ATGGAGAAAAGACAAGACAG GAGTGAAGATTTCACAACCGATATTCATGCTTACCTTGATCCTAACCATAACCTTTTTctagtaaatttttttataggcCAACCACCTATTCCTCAATTAGCAGTAATGGATACCGGAAGCAGCCTTCTATGGGTTCAATGTCTCCTTTGCCTCCCCAATGCTCCAAGCGGTATGGTGCCATATATAATTCTACAAACTCCTCAACATATACTAGATTGCCACGCAATTCTTAGTGTTGTATCTTTCCCCAACGTGTTAAGTCCTTGTGCATCTCGTCCGATCCATGTTTATACCACCAG TTTCTTGAATGGAGACCTCCAGCCAGATAAGCTCATCAGCGGAGGATTTGGACTTGGCTGCGGACGCACATCATTGGCAACTCGACTGGGTAAGTTCTCATATTGTATTGGCAATGTTTTAGATCCTAACTATAATCCTAACAAATTGGTTATGGGAT TAACACCTTTGGAAGTGATCGATGGCAACTATCATGTTCTTCTTGAAGGCATTAGTGTTGGAGAGAAAAAGCTTCCAATAGATCCTAATATATTTAGAAGGAAAGGGGAGAACAGATCACTGATTCTTGTTCGGTTTCTACTTGGCTAG
- the LOC18607535 gene encoding uncharacterized protein LOC18607535 yields the protein MERLLYSSSPTALKISPRPSPFLSRLGRFDSPKVNFLPSLTQPQLRRVISISCKTDNPSQFSSPQSNPSNELPSLLSPRLDSANGSTPSFNFLKLIAIGASAQRKAITAGTFIALSAIVMFLIQPIFAPAAFATLQTAAKTSGTAAAAVGGRVMRGELLSSAWTGFFAGCLHTLSGPDHLAALAPLSIGRTRMESAVVGALWGCGHDAGQVIFGLLFLLLKDRLHIEVIRTWGTRVVGLTLLAIGAMGIREASEVPAPCVALENVECDVSVYETLENPAVGKKKLGFATFATGIIHGLQPDALMMVLPALALPSRLAGAAFLIMFLLGTVVAMGCYTVFIGSCSQALKDRVPRITEKLTWASSLVAIALGIAILVSQFFGYSLY from the exons ATGGAAAGGCTTCTATATTCGTCTTCTCCAACCGCTTTGAAAATCTCTCCAAGGCCctctccttttctctctcGACTTGGCCGATTCGACTCTCCTAAAGTCAACTTCCTTCCTTCGCTCACTCAACCGCAGCTCAGGCGAGTCATCTCAATTTCATGCAAGACCGATAACCCATCTCAGTTTTCTTCTCCTCAATCGAATCCAAGCAATGAATTGCCTTCACTCCTTTCTCCCCGACTCGACTCTGCAAATGGGTCAACACCCagtttcaattttctcaagcTTATTGCAATTGGAGCTTCTGCACAAAGAAAG GCAATTACAGCTGGGACATTTATAGCTCTCTCTGCCATTGTCATGTTCTTAATCCAACCAATTTTTGCACCAGCAGCTTTTGCAACCTTACAAACTGCTGCTAAAACCAGTGGAACTGCAGCTGCTGCAGTTGGTGGCAGAGTAATGCGTGGGGAATTACTAAGTAGCGCATGGACTGGTTTCTTTGCTGGTTGCTTACACACCTTGTCAGGGCCTGACCACCTTGCTGCTTTGGCTCCACTATCAATTGGTCGTACTCGAATGGAAAGTGCTGTTGTTGGAGCTCTTTGGGGCTGTGGCCATGATGCTGGTCAGGTTATCTTTGGCTTACTATTCCTGCTACTAAAGGACCGCCTCCACATTGAAGTTATCCGAACTTGGGGTACAAGAGTGGTGGGCTTAACATTACTTGCTATTGGGGCTATGGGTATAAGGGAAGCTTCAGAAGTTCCTGCCCCTTGTGTTGCCTTGGAAAATGTTGAGTGTGATGTTAGCGTGTATGAGACACTTGAAAACCCAGCGGTCGGGAAAAAGAAGCTTGGCTTTGCTACTTTTGCCACAGGGATCATTCATGGGTTGCAGCCAGATGCACTAATGATGGTTTTGCCAGCACTTGCTTTGCCATCTCGCTTGGCTGGTGCTGCATTCCTTATTATGTTCTTGCTTGGAACTGTAGTTGCAATGGGATGCTATACAGTATTTATAGGCTCATGCAGTCAAGCATTAAAGGATAGGGTGCCCAGAATTACTGAAAAACTTACTTGGGCTTCTTCCCTTGTAGCAATTGCTCTTGGAATTGCCATTCTCGTAAGCCAATTTTTTGGATATAGTCTCTATTGA
- the LOC18607536 gene encoding glycerate dehydrogenase, whose protein sequence is MAKPVSIEVWNPSGKYRVVSTKSMPGTRWINLLIEQDCRLEICTEKKTILSVEDIVALIGDKCDGVIGQLTEDWGETLFAALSRAGGTAFSNMAVGYNNVDVNAANKYGVAVGNTPGVLTETTAELAASLSLAAARRIVEADEFMRAGLYDGWLPHLFVGNLLKGQTVGVIGAGRIGSAYARMMVEGFKMNLIYYDLYQATRLEKFVTAYGEFLKANGEKPVYWKRASTMDEVLREADVISLHPILDKTTYHLVNKERLAMMKKEAILVNCSRGPVIDEVAVVEHLKQNPMFRVGLDVFEDEPYMKPGLADMKNAVIVPHIASASKWTREGMATLAALNVLGKIKRYPVWGDPNRVGPFLNENVPPPAACPSIVNSKALGLPVSKL, encoded by the exons ATGGCAAAGCCAGTGTCAATTGAAGTGTGGAACCCAAGTGGGAAATACCGAGTTGTTAGCACTAAATCCATGCCTGGAACTCGCTGGATTAACCTCTTAATCGAGCAAGATTGCCGCCTCGAA ATATGTACGGAGAAGAAAACAATTTTGTCTGTTGAGGATATCGTTGCTTTGATTGGCGATAAGTGCGATGGCGTGATTGGACAG TTAACTGAAGACTGGGGGGAGACTTTGTTTGCGGCCTTAAGCAGAGCAGGAGGCACAGCCTTTAGCAACATGGCTGTTGGTTACAACAATGTTGATGTTAATGCTGCCAACAAGTATGGTGTTGCAGTTGGTAATACTCCT GGCGTACTCACAGAAACGACAGCAGAGCTAGCCGCTTCTCTTTCTTTAGCAGCTGCTCGAAGAATTGTCGAAGCGGATGAGTTCATGAGGGCAGGCTTATATGATGGATGGCTCCCTCATCT GTTTGTGGGAAACTTGCTTAAAGGGCAGACAGTTGGTGTAATTGGAGCTGGTCGTATTGGATCTGCATATGCCAGAATGATG GTTGAAGGGTTcaaaatgaacttaatttactATGACCTCTACCAAGCTACACGGCTAGAGAAGTTTGTCACAG CTTATGGTGAGTTCTTGAAAGCCAATGGAGAGAAACCTGTTTATTGGAAAAGAGCATCAACAATGGATGAGGTGCTCCGGGAGGCAGATGTG ATAAGTCTTCACCCGATCTTGGATAAAACAACCTACCATCTGGTTAACAAGGAAAGACTTGCAATGATGAAGAAG GAAGCAATCCTTGTAAACTGTAGCAGGGGACCTGTGATAGATGAAGTAGCTGTCGTTGAACATCTGAAGCAAAATCCTATGTTCCGAGTTGGTCTTGATGTCTTTGAG GATGAACCTTACATGAAACCTGGGCTTGCTGATATGAAGAATGCTGTCATCGTACCACACATTGCTTCTGCTTCCAAG TGGACTCGTGAGGGAATGGCAACATTAGCTGCTCTCAATGTCTTG GGCAAGATCAAGCGATACCCAGTATGGGGCGATCCAAATCGAGTAGGACCCTTCTTGAATGAGAACGTTCCACCTCCTGCTGCATGTCCAAGCATCGTCAATTCAAAAGCATTAG GTTTACCCGTTTCCAAGCTATAA